Genomic DNA from Cydia strobilella chromosome 19, ilCydStro3.1, whole genome shotgun sequence:
caattacctatttaacaaattaaacatttcaattaatcacaaacatacattaaatacatagccattaaaaacatatacatgtgtcatatgtgacgttttcaatcaaaaggtaccacattgtcgcttactataaggacgaaaatcttgtatctttatacgaaaaacctgtcagagcatccttatggcaagcaacaatgtggtaccttttgcttgaaaacaacACGCAAGGCAAGAATTGGAAATTAACTGATGTATAGATGATTAAAAATTTCTTAGTTTGTGGAAAATGCGCCCCAACTACTAACATTTGGTGTAAATCAGGAAcataacataattaaataacttACCTGGTTCCGGTATCTTCTTTTTCCTGCCTCTTTTCTTAGCCACAGGGGCTGGGGCACTCTCAGTGACTGCCACAGGGCAATCTTTAACTAATTGTGCTAGAGCCACTGAAAAATAAACACCATCAACTAAGTACCTTATAATAAAGAACTAATTTAGACAAGCAATTATAATTTTGGTTCCATTTGGCATAAAGagtctttatttatttgtgtccgCAAAGACTTAAGGCTTCAGTACTGTCACGATAAAACATTCTTACAGTACATGTGAAGGTGTGTAAACAAAAAGGAAAGGGGTTCTGTTAGGTTTCAGAAGCTCAGTTGGGAAACACTCGCTATGGCAATTAGTTAACTTCGCAAATAAGCATACTTGCATCTGGCTGAATGAAGTATGCTGGGGAAAAGTATATTGGATAAAATAAGAATAGAATCCATAAAGAAGCTCACCAAAACAAAAGATgtcacaaaaacaataaaaaagttaaaatagaAATGGTCAGGACATACAATAAGAGGCAAAGAAAAATGGTCAAAATCAATAATGAACTGGTTCACAGGccataagaaaagaaaaagaggtaGACCGTTTAGAAGATGGGTGGACGACATCAAAGCCATAGCAGGAAGCACATGGACAAGAGTTGCCAAGGATAGAGAGGAATGGAGAAGGTTGCATTTCTGTtaggtagttttattttatctatgtaatatcataatatttgTAGTAACCTTCATTCATTCTGTCTATCTTCACATCATTCTGTGTCAGCATCTTCATCATTTCAACTTCTGCAGGACTTTTTTGTTTCAAGGTCTTCTTCTTCTCACCAATGACATTATTAAGAACTAAACAGATACAACACACATTATCATACcagataaaaagtaaatatatataagtaatgCTAGGCAGTCCGAAGTTAGTCCAGCTTGTATTTAGGTGGCAGTGGGATCATACCAAACAATGTCATGGAAAAGAAAATGCAATGGCACTGgttgtttaatttttaactgAACTACCAGCCTGTGATGTTTTTAAAGTATGACAGTATGCTTGTAAATAACAATCACCAAATGTTAAAAGGTAATAAAATGAAGAGCTACTAGTACTAGTCAAGTATATCaataatgaaatgttttaacaTAGATGTCCTAAAATCCATTCTGTATTATTGTCCTTAAAACCTAACATAATATGTCGATTCATGTATCCAATTCCAACCTGTTAAACACTCGACCACGACGAGTGGACCAGGAAATTTGcagaattgtaaaaaatattataacgaattaaaatacttacttttaaCTGGAATTTTTACTTTCAGAACGTTCTTTGGTTTGGATATTTTAGCTTTCGTTATTTTTTCTTTTGGTATTTTCAGTAATAAAGATGAACTTTCAGTTTTCTTTTTCGGTGCCATTCTTGGTCAAGTTCACAGGTTTCtattttagtgtttttaatCAGGAATATCGTATATTATTTTACTCGCACTAACAACAATATTCTTTTTGTTTAGGTTTGCTTTCATATCGTACTATCTTAGTGATAATGAGCAAATAAGATATTTTCACATTTACAATACAATGGCAAATGCAACCGAGGCAAATGGAAAGAAAAGGAATCATCCAATTCCAAAATATTTTGCATCAAAATATTAAGCCGATTATACATCTGATTACACCATGTGAGATGTgaggaaacttttttttttttttttaacatttatggcAGGAAACTTTTTAATCAAGAGGCGTATTTAAGTAATGCATAACTAaatacatagacctagcatttgTTCTGCTGCATCGTGTAGAATCTTTGTAATACAATCTTTGTCTatggtttttaaaattaaaaatattataatattgtacttTATTACATACTAATAAGGTTTACTTTGCTATAATACTTGCGTCCACGTAAAACGTCATTGATGAAACAGCGAAGGAAGGTCAAAGAGAGGTTATTGGTGTCAGACTGATTATTAGATTGAGGGTTTGATCACTGACCGGTCACGAAATTTTCGAAAACTATGCCTGGAAAATACAAAATTGTTATGGTTCGCCATGGCGAAAGTGAGTGGAATCAGAAGAATTTGTTTTGCGGATGGTTCGACGCCGATTTGAGTGATGAGGGTAAGTATGAAGACTTTTAAAGTATGCTCATTTTGTCTTGATGTTGTCTGATTAGATAATTGCCGCAGGTCGCGAGGAGGCCGTTTCCGCCGGCAAGGCGTTGAAAGCCGAAGGCTACACGTTCGACATCGCCCACACGTCGGTGTTGAAGCGAGCCCAGAACACGCTGAACTTGATGCTGAAGGAGATTAACCAGGCTGACCTGCCAGTTAGCAAGACTTGGAGACTTAACGAGAGGCACTACGGTGGACTCACCGGCCTTAACAAGGCCGAGACCGCCGCCAAATATGGAGAAGCTCAGGTAATTGTATTGTGCTTGTCTGTGTGTGGGTTGGGTTGGGGATTGATACTGACtggcagtggcgtaactaagggggggggggcaagttCCCCgtgcgccatccaagggggggcgcaaGAATGgccaaaaggcagcagcagggaaacttttgtcagtcgtcggggggtgcaaatttggtgactgccccgggcgccatatcctctagctacgcccctgctgaCTGGAACATAACTAGTGAGATTCAGATTTTAATAGTTACTCCTGTCcggtttaaaagtaaaatttcgAATGAATATGTCTGATTATTCATCCCACTTTGtgcaatacaaaatacaaataattccTTCAATTGTGCAGGCTGGTTGGTCGGTCATTCAACCATAATCATACATATTTTGTTTACTACTActgtactgtgtgtgtgtgtactatTTTTTCGGATCCAACATGTTCTGTTTCAATAggttaattatagttggtcaagcaacttgtcagtagaaaaaggtgcaaaattcaaattttctatgggacgatatccctttgcgcctacatttttttaaatttgccgcctatttctactgacaagatttgcttgatcaactataatttaattttatattaatccaattacttatatttctctgcTTTGAAAATAACAGGAAGTTATCATAAGTCTGTAATCAACTAATCATTTACTAAATCGTTACTGCTCTAAGGATAACTACTTAGTAAAATCTTTTTCTTGTGCAATATTGTCTACCGCTATTATTATTGGCAATTGCAAAAAGTAACCCTTTCTTTATTAATCAGGtacattaacccttaaatgcataatgatgtatatatgcatcgtatatttgatggtccgtggctcaatatgcagctatccaaaatattattccctcaatctatacaacatgacacatctatttcaatttattaaaaagttatacaaaaaatcatgcatttaagggttaataacaTAATAGgttttagtagttttaagtTATTGTTTAAAGTCAACCTTATCTTTTAATAATCCAGGTCCAAATCTGGAGACGCAGCTTCGACGTGCCCCCTCCCCCCATGGAGAAGGACCACCCCTACTATGACACCATCGTGAATGACCCCCGCTACGCTGGTGACCCAAAACCTAACGAGTTCCCGATGTTCGAGAGCCTCAAACTCACTATTGAGCGCACACTGCCATACTGGAATGATGTTATCGTGCCACAGGTATTTAAAATTGCTTATTAATAGATATTAATCATAATTAATTCTGCTTTTTCTTGAGGCATGTCTAAAAGTACTTGGTTTAGTCATGATGAACACGTGCAGTGAGGCCTCTCCAAACATGCGATATACCGGCCCAAAAGAGTGAGATGGAGCGATAGAATGTTGAAAGCGTTGTTCTTGAGCAAACATAAccgaaaaataaacaattatttgtATATGCAAATTAAAGggattattttagttttttttaaccttttaaccGCCGTAGACTATATAAGACATACAAAATCGGGCTCATATCGCCACGGTCTGATAAATAAGACAAAACTTCGTGTAAACCGGTTGCAAACATTTTGAAACGAAAACGCTCAACATGCGTGCGTTCCACAAACGGGTGCGCTCGCCAGATCAGCCAGATGTGGATATTGTGGACACACCTAACACGCACTTTGCAACCGCGGCGGcgaatatttaatttacctatttggatgaatattttttttccagatCAAAGAAGGCAAGAAGATTATAATCGCTGCTCACGGAAACAGCCTTCGAGGCATTGTAAAGCATTTAGATGGtgagtttaaaaataaacctttatttattttagaatttgaCAGTAACTAATTACTTAGTTCTTGtcaaattctaaaataaatttgatttattaaaatctctgcagacttttcttggtctaactcagaGTACTTCTTACTAGGGATataccgactagtcgggaaagccggcTATCCGGCCTCATTTGTAGACGGTTATTAGTCGGCGAAAATGGCATATGGTATCAGgtggcagtgttggccgtaattgttaattttaattaaccattgatcaattttattaaccattagttccgccattaaccaattgcattaaagttaattcggattaaagttaattcggattaaatttttgagacgttaatggccattgaagttaattcggattaactttaattcggattaacttcaatgggcatgaaagtcaaataattaatccgaattactctcaatttggattaacgtctaataaaattacattcgtgatattttaaaatgagagagcaaaatgaccctgactgaaccctggcagtagtagcagtacctacctactacctagtagaattctggtttggtgcaacacagacatacgcggttttggtcatttaaatcgtcttgatgagcacttcggagagccgtacccatgatagagctgatgctgaaccctggcagtacctaatggatctaaggtttggtgcaacataggcacaggctgttttagtcatccgactcgtcttgatgagcacttcggagagccgtacccatgatagagctgatgctgaaccctggcagtacctaatggatctaaggtttggtgcaacataggcacaggctgttttagtcatccgactcgtcttgatgagcacttcggagagccataccaatgatagagctgatgctgaaccctggcagtacctaatggatctaaggtttggtgcaacataggcacacgctgttttagtcatccgactcgtcttgatgagcacttatgagagcagtacccataatggagctgatgctgaaccctggcagtacctagcggaactaaggtttggtgcaacgtaggcacacgctgttttagtcatccgactcgtcttgatgagcacttaggagagcagtacccatgatagagctgatgctgaaccctggcagtacctagtggatctaaggtttggtgcatcatagggacacgctgttttagtcacccgactcgtcttgataagcacttaggagagcggtacccatgatagagctgatgctgaaccctggcagtacctagtggatctaaggtttggtgcaatataggcacacgctgttttagtcacccgactcgtcttgatgagcacttaggagagcggtacccatgatagagctgatgctgaaccctggcagtacctagtggatctaaggtttggtgcaacataggcacacgctgttttagtcacccgactcgtcttgatgagcacttaggagagcagtacccatgatagagctgatgctgaaccctggcagtacctagtggatctaaggtttggtgcaacataggcacacgctgttttagtcacccgactcgtcttgatgagcacttaggagagcagtacccatgatagagctgatgctgaaccctggcagtacctagtggatctaaggtttggtgcaacataggcacacgctgttttagtcacccgactcgtcttgatgagcacttaggagagcagtacccataatggagctgatgctgaaccctggcagtacctcgcggaactaaggtttggtgcaacataggcacacgctgttttagtcatccgattcgtcttgatgagcacttaggagagcagtacccatgatagagctgatgctgaaccctggaactacctagtggatctaaggtttggtgcaacataggcacacgctgttttagtcacctgactcgtcttgatgagcacttaggagagcagtacccataatggagctgatgctgaaccctggcagtacctagcggaactaaggtttggtgcaacataggcacacgctgttttagtcatccgactcg
This window encodes:
- the LOC134750054 gene encoding phosphoglycerate mutase 2-like; the protein is MPGKYKIVMVRHGESEWNQKNLFCGWFDADLSDEGREEAVSAGKALKAEGYTFDIAHTSVLKRAQNTLNLMLKEINQADLPVSKTWRLNERHYGGLTGLNKAETAAKYGEAQVQIWRRSFDVPPPPMEKDHPYYDTIVNDPRYAGDPKPNEFPMFESLKLTIERTLPYWNDVIVPQIKEGKKIIIAAHGNSLRGIVKHLDGLSDAAIMELNLPTGIPFVYELDEDMKPTDSMQFLGDEETVKKAMAAVAAQGKAK